Proteins encoded together in one Rhizobium bangladeshense window:
- the phnN gene encoding phosphonate metabolism protein/1,5-bisphosphokinase (PRPP-forming) PhnN, whose product MTPHEPHAAAGAERGIMVVVVGPSGAGKDTLMNLAARRFSGRENVHFARRVITRHRDAGGEDHLSVSLEGFAAMEQSGSFAVWWEAHGLKYGIPAEVSVALSRGHLVVANGSRSALHRFQAAFPRLKVINVTARPEVLASRLEARGRETHEDIMARLARGPLTVRGDYDVTELDNSGSLEEAEQKMIAILDGLLAEVHSTQ is encoded by the coding sequence ATGACCCCGCACGAACCCCATGCGGCTGCCGGAGCCGAACGCGGCATCATGGTCGTCGTCGTCGGGCCGAGCGGCGCCGGCAAGGACACGCTGATGAACCTCGCTGCGCGGCGTTTTTCCGGCCGCGAAAATGTGCATTTCGCCCGCCGCGTCATCACACGTCATCGCGATGCCGGCGGCGAGGATCATCTTTCCGTCTCGCTCGAAGGCTTTGCAGCCATGGAGCAGTCAGGATCCTTCGCCGTCTGGTGGGAAGCGCACGGCCTGAAATACGGAATCCCCGCCGAGGTCTCGGTGGCGCTATCAAGGGGCCATCTCGTCGTGGCCAACGGCTCACGCTCGGCGCTTCACCGCTTCCAGGCCGCTTTCCCGCGACTGAAGGTCATCAATGTCACGGCCCGCCCCGAAGTGCTCGCCAGCCGGCTGGAAGCGCGCGGGCGCGAGACACATGAGGACATCATGGCCAGGCTTGCCCGCGGCCCGCTCACCGTGCGTGGCGACTACGACGTGACGGAACTCGACAATAGCGGCTCGCTCGAAGAAGCCGAGCAGAAGATGATCGCAATCCTGGACGGGTTACTGGCCGAAGTGCACTCGACACAGTAG
- a CDS encoding GrpB family protein translates to MRAIKVVDYDPCWPRLFAEVSIEISALLGEVVLTIDHIGSTSVPGLAAKPKIDLDVVMISDEVLPMAIKIMRATDFVFHGDRGEKRWGFTRDHDDHGFKLYLCGPDNRAHRERIRFRDYVRDHPERARAYAELKRRLAVEAGGDRDFYTGGKTEFVSETVRLAALRT, encoded by the coding sequence ATGCGCGCCATCAAAGTCGTCGATTACGACCCTTGCTGGCCGCGGCTCTTTGCTGAAGTCAGCATCGAGATATCTGCGCTGCTCGGCGAGGTCGTGCTTACCATCGATCACATCGGCAGCACGTCGGTGCCCGGCTTGGCGGCCAAGCCGAAGATCGACCTCGATGTCGTCATGATCTCAGACGAGGTCCTGCCGATGGCAATCAAGATCATGCGCGCGACCGATTTCGTCTTCCACGGTGATAGAGGCGAGAAACGATGGGGCTTCACCCGCGATCATGACGATCACGGGTTCAAGCTCTATCTCTGCGGCCCGGATAATCGCGCCCACCGGGAGCGCATCCGGTTTCGCGACTATGTCCGAGATCACCCGGAAAGAGCCCGGGCCTATGCCGAGCTGAAACGCCGCTTGGCTGTGGAGGCCGGCGGCGATCGGGATTTCTATACCGGCGGCAAGACCGAATTCGTCAGCGAGACGGTGCGGCTGGCAGCCTTACGGACATGA
- a CDS encoding DUF1045 domain-containing protein translates to MRYALYFSPPKDDPLTGAASLWLGRDAFTGETYPAPKHEMLGAAEQFELTAEPRRYGFHATIKAPFSLAASVTEKDLMAVAEEFAARTPAFEIPELVLGQLGRFFALVPGSLHQPLQDFAAKVVKSFEPFRAALSDVDIARRNPEKLSESQRANLQRWGYPYVMEDFGFHMTLSGQVPAERADVMKAILTERFAGFIGRPLSISGLAVFTEETRGAPFKVHSWLPLRGAKC, encoded by the coding sequence TTGCGCTACGCTCTCTATTTCTCGCCGCCGAAGGATGATCCCCTGACCGGCGCGGCCTCGCTCTGGCTCGGTCGTGACGCCTTTACGGGCGAGACTTATCCTGCACCGAAACATGAGATGCTCGGTGCTGCGGAACAGTTCGAGCTGACCGCCGAGCCGCGCCGCTACGGCTTTCACGCCACGATCAAGGCGCCGTTTTCGCTCGCCGCCTCCGTCACCGAGAAGGATCTCATGGCGGTTGCCGAAGAGTTTGCTGCGCGCACGCCGGCCTTCGAGATTCCCGAACTCGTGCTCGGCCAGCTCGGCCGCTTTTTTGCCCTTGTTCCCGGCTCTCTTCATCAACCTCTTCAGGATTTCGCCGCGAAGGTGGTAAAATCCTTCGAGCCCTTTCGCGCAGCGCTCTCCGATGTCGACATCGCGCGGCGCAACCCGGAGAAGCTCAGCGAAAGCCAGCGCGCAAATCTGCAACGCTGGGGTTATCCTTACGTCATGGAGGATTTCGGTTTTCACATGACCCTGAGCGGCCAGGTACCCGCCGAGCGCGCCGATGTCATGAAGGCGATCCTGACTGAGCGTTTTGCCGGTTTCATCGGCCGGCCGCTTTCGATTTCCGGGCTTGCCGTCTTTACCGAGGAGACGCGCGGCGCCCCATTCAAAGTTCATTCCTGGCTGCCGCTCCGCGGCGCCAAATGCTGA
- a CDS encoding alpha-D-ribose 1-methylphosphonate 5-triphosphate diphosphatase: protein MSKETVFSNARIVLEDDILSGSILIRDGKIADISEGNSVVGEDFEGDYIIPGLVELHTDHLEGHYQPRPGIRWHKTAAVQAHDAQIVTSGITTVFDCLRMGADEDGGFEHGEMREMADAIQSAEKEGRLRAEHLIHLRCEVSADNVLEHFADFENDPHVRLVSLMDHAPGQRQFQTMDQYIFYYQKKRGLSNEAFARFVAKRQAESARNSTPHRAAIAKVCAERGITVASHDDATLSHVDEAIDNGVRLAEFPTSFDAARASHEHGMSVLMGAPNIVRGKSHSGNIAARELAEMGVLDVLSSDYVPLSLLHAPFILADEVESITLPKAIAMVTSTPARTVSLDDRGRIATGLRADLVRVHRSHGVPVTRSVWRQGRRVA, encoded by the coding sequence ATGAGCAAAGAGACCGTCTTTTCCAACGCCCGCATCGTTCTCGAGGACGACATCCTCTCAGGATCGATCCTCATACGCGACGGCAAGATCGCTGACATCTCCGAAGGCAATTCGGTAGTCGGCGAAGATTTTGAAGGCGACTACATTATTCCCGGCCTTGTCGAACTGCATACCGACCATCTCGAGGGCCATTATCAGCCGCGTCCGGGCATCCGCTGGCACAAGACGGCTGCCGTCCAGGCGCACGACGCGCAGATCGTCACATCGGGCATCACGACGGTCTTCGACTGCCTGCGCATGGGCGCGGACGAGGACGGCGGTTTCGAACATGGCGAGATGCGCGAGATGGCTGACGCCATCCAGTCGGCCGAAAAGGAAGGCAGGCTACGCGCCGAGCACCTCATCCACCTGCGCTGCGAAGTGTCGGCCGACAACGTGCTCGAACATTTTGCCGATTTCGAAAACGACCCGCATGTGCGGCTGGTCTCGTTGATGGATCACGCGCCGGGGCAGCGGCAGTTCCAGACGATGGATCAGTACATCTTCTACTATCAGAAGAAGCGGGGCCTGAGCAATGAAGCCTTCGCCCGGTTCGTCGCCAAACGACAGGCGGAATCGGCGCGCAACTCGACGCCGCATCGCGCCGCCATCGCCAAGGTCTGTGCCGAGCGCGGCATCACGGTTGCAAGCCATGACGATGCCACGCTTTCCCACGTCGACGAGGCGATCGATAATGGCGTCCGCCTTGCCGAGTTCCCGACAAGCTTCGATGCCGCCCGGGCATCGCACGAGCACGGCATGAGCGTGCTGATGGGCGCGCCCAACATCGTTCGCGGCAAATCCCATTCCGGCAACATCGCCGCCCGCGAACTCGCCGAAATGGGCGTGCTCGACGTCCTGTCGTCCGACTACGTGCCGCTCAGCCTGCTGCATGCACCCTTCATCCTCGCAGACGAGGTGGAGAGCATCACTCTTCCGAAAGCGATCGCAATGGTGACTTCGACTCCTGCTCGCACCGTCAGCCTCGACGATCGGGGCCGGATCGCAACCGGACTTCGTGCCGACCTCGTCCGCGTCCACCGCTCGCATGGCGTGCCGGTGACACGCTCCGTCTGGCGCCAGGGACGCCGAGTCGCATGA